A stretch of the Alnus glutinosa chromosome 6, dhAlnGlut1.1, whole genome shotgun sequence genome encodes the following:
- the LOC133870163 gene encoding UPF0481 protein At3g47200-like: MDGNNHASFDIENPQDALENSITQELDNLSLSFSACSIYRVPERLRHVKERAYTPKVVSIGPLHHGREGLKAMEEHKKRYLKDFIERANESLGSFIRVVKEKESSLRGCYAETIQLSSDEFVKIILVDAAFIIGVLLRLKFRDLQDENDRIFSRPWMLQDVWPDMLLLENQLPFFILEDLFDLGKVAVSSKGLSIYELSHNFFIDLMHLEGTEDKLGKICRSEVKHFVDFLRHLHLPDLKQKQQQKGKLQTLTTPSMTELHRAGVRFEVGSSRNLFDLQFNKGILTIPKLIIGDETELSIRNLLAFEQCYYQENYINDYVVIMDRLVNTQKDVDLLVKYGIVENRLGDSNEGSFLINKLADGVILDFTEFYFARLCKDLNTYCGTSWHKWKANLKQNYFNTPWAIVSVIAGVILLLLTWIQAVCAIISIKKSPKSN; encoded by the coding sequence ATGGATGGAAATAATCATGCCTCATTCGACATAGAAAATCCTCAAGATGCATTGGAAAATTCAATAACACAGGAGTTGGACAACTtgtctctctcattctctgcATGTAGTATCTACAGAGTTCCAGAGCGACTACGTCATGTCAAGGAAAGAGCATATACACCTAAGGTAGTCTCCATTGGCCCGCTTCATCATGGTAGGGAAGGCTTAAAAGCCATGGAAGAGCATAAAAAGAGGTACCTGAAAGATTTTATTGAACGGGCCAATGAAAGCTTGGGGTCCTTTATCAGAGTTGTAAAGGAGAAGGAATCAAGTCTGCGTGGTTGTTATGCAGAAACCATTCAATTAAGCAGTGATGAATTTGTCAAAATCATTCTTGTGGATGCTGCCTTCATCATTGGTGTCTTATTGAGGCTCAAATTCCGTGACTTGCAAGATGAAAATGACCGCATATTTAGTAGACCATGGATGTTGCAGGATGTATGGCCTGACATGCTATTGCTTGAAAATCAGCTTCCATTCTTCATTCTTGAGGATCTTTTTGACCTTGGCAAAGTAGCAGTCTCATCCAAGGGGCTCTCCATCTATGAGCTTTCACATAACTTCTTTATAGATCTAATGCATTTGGAGGGAACGGAAGACAAGCTGGGGAAAATCTGTCGTTCTGAAGTTAAACATTTTGTGGACTTCCTAAGACACTTACATCTACCAGATTTGAAGCAGAAGCAGCAGCAAAAAGGCAAACTTCAAACACTAACCACGCCCAGCATGACGGAGCTACACCGTGCCGGAGTCCGGTTTGAAGTTGGATCAAGCAGAAATTTATTTGACCTTCAATTCAATAAAGGGATTCTGACAATTCCAAAACTTATTATAGGTGATGAGACAGAACTCTCAATTCGTAATCTACTGGCCTTTGAGCAATGCTATTATCAGGAGAATTACATAAATGATTATGTTGTCATCATGGATCGCCTTGTGAACACCCAGAAGGATGTGGACTTGCTGGTCAAGTATGGAATTGTTGAGAACAGGCTTGGGGACAGCAATGAAGGGTCATTTCTTATTAACAAACTTGCTGATGGGGTTATTTTGGACTTCACTGAGTTCTATTTTGCTAGACTTTGTAAAGACCTCAACACTTACTGTGGAACCTCCTGGCACAAGTGGAAGGCAaacttgaaacaaaattatttcaacACACCATGGGCCATTGTTTCTGTTATTGCAGGTGTTATTCTCCTTTTACTCACTTGGATACAAGCTGTGTGCGCTATTATCTCCATAAAAAAGTCTCCCAAGTCGAACTGA
- the LOC133871816 gene encoding putative UPF0481 protein At3g02645 produces the protein MSNIHLIGVEDPPHVPLVDSMGKDLRSLSPLSPECVIYKVPERLLRRVKKNACTPKVVSIGPLHHCGNRALRAMEEHKLRYLGDFIRQTGESLEFFLDFVRNKEAKLRGCYAETMQFSVDEFVKIILVDAAFVVEVLLKSFIPKLQDENDRIFKKPWLIQDVWTDMLLLENQLPFFILEDLFGEVHWSQSDGEETATLTINKLTEEFFKSRMESPRIEDRWEEICSGDFKIKHFVDLLRHVQLKPVKERSESEQMKLKKLTMPSVTELHEAGVRFQVSRSKNLFDIIFDKKKGILKIPSFILSAETELTIRNSLAFEQCHYSEKHINDYVIIMNRLVDTRKDIELLVKEGIVENRFSYTRELREGSNFLNKLADGAILDENNFYFASLSEELNAYYNTSWHKWKANLKQKYFITPWSDISLLAAVFLLILIQTVCSVISLAPLPTSK, from the coding sequence aTGAGCAATATTCATTTAATCGGCGTAGAAGACCCTCCTCATGTTCCATTGGTAGATTCAATGGGAAAGGATTTGCGAAGCTTGTCTCCTTTATCCCCTGAATGTGTTATTTATAAAGTACCTGAGCGACTACTACGCCGTGTCAAGAAAAATGCCTGCACACCTAAGGTAGTCTCCATTGGCCCGCTTCATCATTGTGGTAATCGAGCCTTAAGAGCCATGGAAGAACATAAATTGAGGTACCTCGGAGATTTTATACGACAGACCGGCGAAAGCTTGGAGTTTTTTCTTGACTTTGTAAGGAATAAGGAAGCAAAACTTCGTGGTTGTTATGCAGAAACCATGCAGTTTAGCGTTGATGAATTTGTCAAAATCATTCTAGTGGATGCTGCCTTCGTTGTTGAGGTCTTACTCAAGTCGTTTATCCCTAAACTGCAAGATGAAAACGACCGCATATTTAAGAAACCGTGGTTGATACAGGACGTATGGACCGACATGCTTCTGCTTGAAAATCAGCTTCCGTTCTTCATTCTTGAGGATCTTTTCGGAGAAGTACACTGGTCGCAAAGCGACGGGGAGGAGACGGCGACGCTTACCATCAATAAGCTTACAGAAGAGTTTTTCAAAAGCCGAATGGAATCACCGAGAATAGAAGACAGATGGGAAGAGATCTGTTCTGGTGATttcaaaattaaacattttgttGATCTCCTACGACACGTGCAATTAAAGCCTGTTAAGGAGCGTAGTGAAAGTGAACAAATGAAACTGAAAAAACTAACCATGCCCAGTGTGACAGAGCTACACGAGGCTGGAGTCAGGTTTCAGGTGTCGAGAAGCAAAAATCTATTTGACATAATATTCGATAAAAAGAAAGGGATACTGAAAATCCCAAGTTTTATTTTAAGTGCTGAAACAGAACTCACAATCCGAAATTCCCTCGCCTTTGAGCAATGCCATTACAGTGAGAAACACATAAATGATTATGTTATCATAATGAATCGGCTTGTTGACACTCGCAAGGATATAGAGTTGTTGGTAAAGGAGGGAATTGTTGAAAATAGGTTTAGCTACACCAGAGAACTAAGAGAAGGGTCAAATTTTCTTAACAAACTTGCAGATGGGGCTATTTTGGACGAGAATAACTTCTACTTTGCTAGTCTTTCTGAAGAGCTGAACGCTTACTACAACACCTCGTGGCACAAGTGGAAGGCAAACTTGAAACAGAAATATTTCATAACACCGTGGTCCGACATTTCACTTTTGGCAGCTGTTTTTCTGCTTATACTCATACAAACGGTGTGTTCTGTTATCTCGCTGGCTCCACTTCCTACTTCTAAGTAG